In Paenibacillus antri, the sequence GCCCCGCCGACTTCGCCCTCGCCGTCCGCGCCGTTCGCTCCTTCGCCTTCGCCGCGCACGGACAACACCGCGCCCGCCCCGGTCAGAAACTTCCGGTCGAGCGCCTCTTCCGCCTCGCGGAACGACTCGCGCACCGTCGCGAAGCCGCGGGCGCAAGCGCCGACGCCGACGCTGACCGTCTCCTTCGCGTACAGCGCCGTCGACGCCGCGATGCGCTCGGCCCGCGCCCGGAGCGCGGCGGGCTCCGTCGACGCGGCGCCCGCGTAAAACAAGACGCCGTATCGGTCCTCCGCGTCCTCGAACACGAACCCTTCGCCCGCCGCGAGCTCCTCGCAGATGTTGCGGACGGCGTAGCGCTTTAGTTCGGTGTCCTTTTCCGAGAGGCCTTCGCCTTCCTTCCCTCCGCCGTAAACGAAATCCATCTCGACGACGAGGCAAGCGAACGTCTCCTCGATCCGAGGCGGGAAACCGACGAGCGCGCGCTGCTCCTCGAACTCCTTGCGCCCGACCGCCCCGTGCGCCAGCCGGCGCAGCAGCTGGTCGCGCATCGCCGACAGCCCGAGCCGGTGCCGCCGCTCCGCGAAGCGCCGCTCCTCGAGCTCCTCGGCCGTCCGCCGCAACGTCGCGATCAGCTCGTCTTCGTCGACGGGCTTGAGCAAATACTCCTTCGCCCCGAGCTTCAGCCCTTGCCGCGCGTATTCGAAGTCGTCGTAGCCGCTCAGGATGACGACGGGACAATCCGTCACCTCCTTCATCCGGGCGATCAGGTCGAGACCGTTCATCGTCGGCATCCGGATGTCGGTCAGCACCAACGCGTAATGGCGCTCTTTCAGCAGCTCCAGCGCCTGCAGCCCGTTCGCCGCCTCCGAGCGGATCGCGAAGCCTTGTTCCTCCCAGTCGATCAAGTAGCGGAGGGACTCCCTTGCGACCGGCTCGTCGTCCACGATCAATACGTCGTACATATTAGGAAACCTCCTCTTTCCGGGTCGCCGTCGCCGTCGGGATAATCATCGTGACCTGCGTACCCCGGCCTTCTTCGCTGTCGACGACGAGCCCGTATTCGTCCCCGTACAGCTGCCGGAGCCGAAGATGCACGTTGCGCAGGCCGATATGCGCGTCGAGCTCGAGACTGTCCGCCTGGCGAAGCCAGCCTCGCACCTCGGCCAGCCGCGCCGCCGGCATGCCGAGCCCGTCGTCGGCGACCGTAATATGCAGCCGGCCGTCCTTCGCCTCTCCGCGGATGCGGATATGCGAGCGGACCGGGTTCAGCTCGACGCCGTGCGACAGCGCGTTCTCGACGAGCGGCTGCACGCACAGCTTCGGCACGTCCGCCCCGCCGAACGATTCGTCCAGCTCGATCGAATACGAAAATTTATCCCCGAATCGATACTGCTGAATTTGCAGGTAGATGTCTACGAACTCCATCTCCTCGGCGAGCGGGATCGTCTGCCCGCCTTTCTTCAGCATCATGCGGAACGACTTCGCGAGCAGCCCGACGACCTTCGCGTTCTCCCGCTCGCCGGAGATGAGCAGCTTGCCGCGGATCATGTTAAGCACGTTGAACAAGAAATGCGGATTGATCTGCGTCTGGAGCGCATACAGCTCGACCTCCTTCGTACGAAGCTCGTGCTCCCTGCGGTCCAGCTCCGATTGGTACACCTCCCGAATCAACTCCCGCAGGCGGCGGACCATCATGTTGAACATCTCGCCGAGCTGCGCGACTTCGTCCTTGCCCTTCACGACGACGAAGCTTTCGAAGTTGTCGCGGCTCAGCGTCCGCATCTTGCCCGACAGCTCCGACAGCCGTCTCGTCAGGCCGACGGAGAAGATCGAGATGAGCAGCGCCGAGACGAGGAACGCGACGAGCAGCAGCGCGACGGCCAGCGACTTCAGCTGATCGATCTTCGGCATAATCTCGGTGAGCGGGACGTAGCTGACGACCTTCATGCCTTTGATCGTGTTGCGCGAATCGAGCGTCTGGAAGAAGATTTGATACGTCTCTCCCGAGTTCCGGTACGTGAAGTTGCCGCTCGACGCGCCGGACGCGAGCTGGTCCCGGAAGGGCAGCGCGTCGATCGCGGCGTACGGCTCCTCGGCCGCGGTGTCCAACAGCACGTCCCCGTTCGGCAAAATAAACAGGAACCGCTTGCTCTTGCTCTCCTCGTTAATGAGGTCGAGCAAGACGTCGATCTTGATCTCGAGCGAGACGACCCGCTCCGAGTCGCGATCGAAGTTGTTCAGCCGCTTGCGGAAGCTGAACACCGGACGGTTGTCGCCCGCCGTGACGTACGGCATCGTCCAGATGCCGCCGTTCCGCGTCTCGAGCGTCCGGCGATACCAGTCGCTGCCGCGCACCGTCTCGTCGATCGCGAACACGTTGGCGAACCGGAACGTCGGATTGTCGCTGTACTGATGGAAGTTGTAAATATCCTTGGATATTTGAATCGCCGAAACGAACGGCTGGTAGTAGTCGAAGTACATCCGGTACGCCTCCCGGTCGTCCGTGTATCGCTTCGTCGCGGCCAAGTCCAGCGCGTTGTTCAAGAAGATCGCGTTCGCGATCTCCTCGTACGATTGCAGCTTGTTGTCCAGGTTGGAGGCGACCTGCGACAGCGACAGCTCGTTATTTTCGGCGATCGTCTCGAAGACGAGGTCGGTGCTCCGCTTCATGAAGACGTACGTGAGCGAGCCGAGCAGAAACAGGACGAGAAATAGATTCGTCAATATGAGCTTCGTTCGAATTTTCATCTCAATCGCCGCCTAAGCTTTCGCTGTACGTCGTCACGAATCGGCGCCAGAGCCGCGTGTAGGCGGCGTTCGCCTTCCGCACGCCCGCCTCCTCTTCCTCGGCGACGAATGCGGCCCATGCCGTTTCGAATTCGGCCTCGGTCGGCGCCATCACGATGTTCGGCACATGCTTGCGCCACGTATCGTCCATACGTTGCTCCTCGACCTTCGTCTCCTCCGGCGGCGTCAGCTGCCACAAGAAGCCCGGCACCTTCTCGACCGGCGGCAAGAAATCCGCCCACACCTGCTTCCCGTACGCGCCTAGAACCGCCTTCGTCGTCTCGTCGTAGCTCGCGCGGACGTAGTCTTTCGTCAGCGGCGTCGCGTAATCGCCGTCGGCGAGAAGGGCGCCGTGTCCGATGCCGAACCACATGTGGTCGCCGGTCGACACGCTCTTGAAGCCGCGCTCGTAGTCGATGTCCACGTCCGTCTGCCGGCGCCGCAGCAGCTCCGGGTCGATCGTCCGTTTGCCGTCCTCCACCGTGTAATCCTCGCCTTCGATGCCCCATTGCGTCAAAATTTGCCCCTCGTCGGAAAACAAAAAATCGATCATCTTCACGATCCGCTCGGGCTCCTTCGCCTTGCTCGAGATCGTCCATTGGGAGCTGCCGGCGCTCGTCGGCGTAATCGCATTGGAGCGGTCGACCGTCTCCGCGTCGAAATACAGCGGGAGGTGCGCATACGCCCGCTCGGGCTTGCCGGCCGCGCGCAGCGCTTTCTCCGCTTCGTCGACCATCCAGCTCGGCGCGTACGCCGCGAGCACCCGGCCTTGGGCGATCTTCGCCTTCAACGTCATTTCGTCCATGGAAAACGCTTCGCGATCGAACAGCCCTTCCACATACAGCTTGTTTAAAAACTTGTAATATGCCTTCGTATCGTCGGACACGGGATTGTACCGAACATCGCCGTCGGCGTCGATCGTGTAGTTGCCGTGGTCGGGGTACCCTTTTCCGAAAATGACCGGATTGTTGAACGCATGCTTCATCGTCCACCCGTTCATGTACGCGCCGAAGCCGATCGTCTCGTTCCCGTCGATCGTCGGATGCTTCTCGACGTACGCGCGAATAAGCTCGTACAGCTGGTCGAACGTGCGGAGCTCCGGATAGCCGGCTTCCCGCAGCACCTCGTACTGCACGATGAAGTTGCCGCTGCTGTCGGCCGGGGCCTCCTGCGCGTTCTTGACGGAGTAGAGCGAGTAGATGTCGCCGTTCTCGTCCTTGAGCAGGTTGTAGTACTCGCCGTATTTCTCCTTGATGTGGGGGCCGTACGCGTCGATGAGATCGTTCAGCGGAATGATCGCTCCCGCTTCCTTGTAGCGCGCCGTATATTTCGGGTCGAGCACGATAATGTCCGGGTAGTCGTTGCCGGCGAGCCACAGATCCCAGCGCTGGAACTGCTCGCCGATCGTCAGCTCGTATTCGAGCGCGACGCCGGTCTTCGCCGTAATGACGTCGGTGATCGGCGTCCCCCAGCGCAGCTTATCGTCCGCCGTGTTGATCGAGTACGTCGCCGGGCCCTC encodes:
- a CDS encoding sensor histidine kinase, whose translation is MKIRTKLILTNLFLVLFLLGSLTYVFMKRSTDLVFETIAENNELSLSQVASNLDNKLQSYEEIANAIFLNNALDLAATKRYTDDREAYRMYFDYYQPFVSAIQISKDIYNFHQYSDNPTFRFANVFAIDETVRGSDWYRRTLETRNGGIWTMPYVTAGDNRPVFSFRKRLNNFDRDSERVVSLEIKIDVLLDLINEESKSKRFLFILPNGDVLLDTAAEEPYAAIDALPFRDQLASGASSGNFTYRNSGETYQIFFQTLDSRNTIKGMKVVSYVPLTEIMPKIDQLKSLAVALLLVAFLVSALLISIFSVGLTRRLSELSGKMRTLSRDNFESFVVVKGKDEVAQLGEMFNMMVRRLRELIREVYQSELDRREHELRTKEVELYALQTQINPHFLFNVLNMIRGKLLISGERENAKVVGLLAKSFRMMLKKGGQTIPLAEEMEFVDIYLQIQQYRFGDKFSYSIELDESFGGADVPKLCVQPLVENALSHGVELNPVRSHIRIRGEAKDGRLHITVADDGLGMPAARLAEVRGWLRQADSLELDAHIGLRNVHLRLRQLYGDEYGLVVDSEEGRGTQVTMIIPTATATRKEEVS
- a CDS encoding response regulator gives rise to the protein MYDVLIVDDEPVARESLRYLIDWEEQGFAIRSEAANGLQALELLKERHYALVLTDIRMPTMNGLDLIARMKEVTDCPVVILSGYDDFEYARQGLKLGAKEYLLKPVDEDELIATLRRTAEELEERRFAERRHRLGLSAMRDQLLRRLAHGAVGRKEFEEQRALVGFPPRIEETFACLVVEMDFVYGGGKEGEGLSEKDTELKRYAVRNICEELAAGEGFVFEDAEDRYGVLFYAGAASTEPAALRARAERIAASTALYAKETVSVGVGACARGFATVRESFREAEEALDRKFLTGAGAVLSVRGEGEGANGADGEGEVGGAGDELFRSITAHLLDAVRHFRREDAEASLARLWDGFRASGATAQRAKPVVIELFVQLARIARETGASQELLFDRAFGDYEAILRVKTIEELRRLTERKCEAVLVALASLGELRPNKVIEELKSIVQARYMDDVSLRGVAQRIYMNPNYLGKLFKANTGMSFNDYLLQVRMEKAKELLLHSDLKVYEISEAVGYGELDWFYKRFKAYTGISASEFRSGGELRYGK
- a CDS encoding extracellular solute-binding protein: MGRCSKPMPPWPLLLVAASLAGCAWVPGDAGEAEPQTGDPETAAARERSEGPATYSINTADDKLRWGTPITDVITAKTGVALEYELTIGEQFQRWDLWLAGNDYPDIIVLDPKYTARYKEAGAIIPLNDLIDAYGPHIKEKYGEYYNLLKDENGDIYSLYSVKNAQEAPADSSGNFIVQYEVLREAGYPELRTFDQLYELIRAYVEKHPTIDGNETIGFGAYMNGWTMKHAFNNPVIFGKGYPDHGNYTIDADGDVRYNPVSDDTKAYYKFLNKLYVEGLFDREAFSMDEMTLKAKIAQGRVLAAYAPSWMVDEAEKALRAAGKPERAYAHLPLYFDAETVDRSNAITPTSAGSSQWTISSKAKEPERIVKMIDFLFSDEGQILTQWGIEGEDYTVEDGKRTIDPELLRRRQTDVDIDYERGFKSVSTGDHMWFGIGHGALLADGDYATPLTKDYVRASYDETTKAVLGAYGKQVWADFLPPVEKVPGFLWQLTPPEETKVEEQRMDDTWRKHVPNIVMAPTEAEFETAWAAFVAEEEEAGVRKANAAYTRLWRRFVTTYSESLGGD